The Daucus carota subsp. sativus chromosome 7, DH1 v3.0, whole genome shotgun sequence genome window below encodes:
- the LOC108195136 gene encoding uncharacterized protein LOC108195136: protein MLVHHRINIWSSSTTERKTVSRGSSQGKIELTANAFVFKNLKMEVDTEKDLVKGSAEQTGNELTRGLMKHKFNERYCTRSNNETESSHWLADDYYRKGKNDESSTNQTQVKESKSSRKCSKLCYDETVLVERDSDAMLKSFSHEFQHDHGAVRCDPHLRSEGIGNCVTLLCDNAFRCTATCSKKSPATNMVHKKHPPLSRVVAKHFSSTQIDRADRFLVSRPPPKIVSRTSSRRKLLILDVNGVLADVVSPPPKDCRGDINILRRAIFKRPFYQEFLRFCFDNFDVGIWSSRSKKVVDRVIDYLLGDMKHNLVFSWDLSKCTKTGLYTLENKHKPLVCKDLRKIWEGYDDDLPWEKGVYNESNTLLLDDSPHKALLNPMHTAVFPYSFTYKDKHDTSLGPGGDLRVYVEKLATTGNMRKYVEKHPFGQSHIDETNSYWDFYSKVLYMQSNVSTTSYLGTRMGNSVPLIR from the exons ATGTTGGTCCACCATCGTATTAATATCTGGAGTTCTTCGACAACTGAACGTAAAACAGTATCCAGGGGTTCTTCACAGGGCAAAATAGAATTAACTGCGAATgcttttgttttcaaaaatctCAAAATGGAAGTAGATACAGAAAAAGATCTTGTCAAAGGGAGTGCAGAGCAAACAGGTAACGAACTGACAAGAGGACTGATGAAGCATAAGTTCAATGAAAGATATTGCACTCGAAGCAATAATGAAACTGAGTCCAGTCATTGGCTAGCAGACGACTACTATAGAAAGGGAAAGAATGATGAATCAAGTACAAATCAGACTCAAGTTAAAGAATCTAAATCTTCAAGAAAATGTTCCAAGCTTTGTTATG ACGAGACTGTACTGGTGGAGAGGGACTCTGATGCCATGTTGAAGTCATTTTCTCATGAATTTCAACATGATCATGGTGCGGTTCGTTGTGATCCTCACTTGCGATCTGAGGGTATAGGAAATTGTGTTACTCTTTTATGTGACAACGCATTTCGTTGCACTGCTACTTGCTCCAAAAAAAGCCCAGCTACAAACATGGTTCATAAAAAACATCCACCGTTGAGCAGAGTGGTGGCAAAACATTTTTCTTCAACACAGATTGACAGAGCGGACAGATTTCTTGTTTCACGTCCTCCCCCAAAAATAGTCTCAAGAACATCTTCAAGGAGAAAGCTGCTCATTCTTGATGTAAATGGGGTTCTTGCAGATGTAGTTTCTCCTCCACCAAAGGACTGCAGAGGGGACATAAATATCTTAAGACGAGCCA TTTTCAAGCGACCGTTCTATCAAGAATTTTTAAGGTTTTGCTTCGACAATTTCGATGTGGGGATTTGGTCTTCAAGATCCAA GAAGGTAGTTGATCGGGTGATCGATTATTTGTTGGGAGATATGAAGCACAACTTGGTGTTCTCTTGG GATTTGTCCAAGTGTACTAAAACAGGGCTCTATACTCTAGAAAACAAGCACAAACCCTTAGTTTGCAAGGATCTGAGGAAGATTTGGGAAGGTTATGATGATGATCTACCTTGGGAAAAGGGTGTTTACAATGAATCAAACACATTGCTGCTAGATGACTCTCCACATAAGGCTTTGCTTAATCCT ATGCACACTGCTGTATTCCCTTATTCCTTTACTTACAAGGACAAGCATGATACTTCTTTAG GCCCAGGTGGTGATCTTCGTGTTTATGTGGAAAAGTTGGCTACTACTGGTAACATGAGGAAATACGTAGAGAAACATCCGTTTGGACAAAGTCACATAGATGAGACAAACTCGTACTGGGATTTTTACTCTAAAGTTCTCTACATGCAGTCTAATGTATCAACCACTTCATACCTTGGAACTAGAATGGGCAACAGTGTTCCGCTCATACGTTAG